The Streptomyces avermitilis MA-4680 = NBRC 14893 genome contains a region encoding:
- a CDS encoding AraC family transcriptional regulator: MTKIRHEPVAPTRTQRLAPGAAIDPHRHDDHQIVYAGRGVLAVTTSAGSWVAPGTRAIWVPAGTVHAHQAHGELELHLVGLPADENPLALETPAVLAVSPLLRELIVAYTRTQDDHSPERARLRAVLLDQLRASPQQPLHLPTPTAPLLQTLCDILRADPADSRTLTELGREIGASDRTLSRLFRSELGMTFPQWRTQLRLHHALVLLADSTPVTAVAHLCGWSSASAFIDAFRRTFGHTPGARPRD; encoded by the coding sequence ATGACGAAAATCCGCCATGAACCGGTCGCGCCGACCCGCACCCAGCGGCTGGCGCCCGGCGCCGCGATAGACCCCCACCGCCACGACGACCACCAGATCGTCTACGCCGGCCGCGGTGTGCTGGCCGTCACCACCAGCGCCGGCTCCTGGGTCGCCCCGGGCACCCGTGCAATCTGGGTACCGGCCGGGACAGTGCACGCCCACCAGGCCCACGGCGAGCTCGAACTGCACCTGGTGGGGCTGCCTGCGGACGAGAACCCGCTCGCCCTGGAGACACCGGCTGTACTCGCGGTGAGCCCACTGTTGCGCGAACTGATCGTCGCCTACACACGCACCCAGGACGACCACAGCCCCGAACGGGCCCGCCTGCGCGCGGTGTTGCTCGACCAGTTGCGGGCCTCGCCCCAGCAGCCACTGCACCTGCCCACACCGACCGCTCCCCTGCTGCAGACCCTGTGCGACATCCTGCGCGCCGATCCGGCCGACAGCCGCACCCTCACCGAACTGGGCCGCGAGATCGGGGCGAGCGACCGTACCCTGTCCCGGTTGTTCCGCAGCGAACTCGGCATGACCTTCCCGCAATGGCGCACCCAACTACGGCTCCACCACGCACTGGTCCTACTGGCCGACAGCACGCCCGTGACCGCAGTTGCGCACCTGTGCGGCTGGTCGTCCGCCAGCGCGTTCATCGATGCCTTCCGCCGCACCTTCGGCCACACACCGGGCGCCCGGCCGAGGGACTGA
- the thpR gene encoding RNA 2',3'-cyclic phosphodiesterase, translating into MNDPTQPTTVRVFIALAPPDHAKEELARTLRPAYATHPHMRWNRIEDWHITLAFLGELSAEAVPLLRPPLADLAADHKPLCLALRGSGNFDDRVLWSGIDGDLDELHMLAADVRTAVKNCGVAFEDRPLRPHLTLARARRGDRSSAGEIAETFAGFTGRRWPAERLHLVGSNVGRSRGPIHYRDIEAWSFGCQR; encoded by the coding sequence GTGAACGATCCAACTCAGCCGACGACAGTTCGGGTTTTCATCGCCCTTGCCCCGCCAGACCACGCGAAGGAAGAGCTGGCCCGAACGCTGCGCCCCGCCTATGCCACGCACCCGCACATGCGGTGGAACCGCATAGAAGACTGGCACATCACCCTGGCGTTCCTCGGGGAACTGTCCGCCGAGGCAGTTCCGCTCCTGCGACCGCCTCTCGCCGACCTCGCGGCGGACCACAAGCCACTGTGTCTGGCCCTACGCGGTAGCGGAAACTTCGACGACCGGGTGCTGTGGAGCGGAATCGACGGAGATCTGGATGAGCTGCACATGCTCGCTGCCGATGTGCGTACCGCCGTCAAGAACTGCGGTGTCGCCTTCGAAGACCGGCCCCTGCGCCCCCATCTGACGTTGGCCCGAGCCCGCCGAGGAGATCGATCCTCGGCAGGTGAAATCGCCGAAACTTTCGCCGGATTCACCGGCCGCCGATGGCCTGCCGAACGCCTGCACCTGGTCGGCAGCAACGTCGGCCGTAGCCGCGGACCGATCCACTACCGCGACATCGAGGCCTGGTCCTTCGGCTGCCAGAGGTGA
- a CDS encoding gluconokinase: MTQPTSPEPRPDQAIYLITGIPAAGKSTVAQMLAERLPQSVHVRGDQFRRMVINGRAEMTADPSDEALRQLRLRHSLTAKVIDQYFEAGFTVVAQDVILGDHLTQMIAQIRNRPLHVIVLVPQPKAIAARDAARPKTAYNAWEIDPLDRILQRETPRVGLWIDTSEQSPAETADEILTRATAETQTQEFNARTARHSDSSHTRLHR; this comes from the coding sequence GTGACACAGCCGACCAGTCCTGAACCTCGCCCTGACCAGGCGATCTATCTCATCACCGGCATCCCGGCCGCAGGCAAGTCGACGGTTGCGCAGATGCTGGCCGAACGACTCCCGCAGTCCGTGCACGTGCGGGGCGACCAGTTCCGGCGCATGGTCATCAACGGCCGTGCCGAGATGACGGCAGATCCATCTGACGAAGCACTGCGGCAACTCCGACTGCGTCACAGCCTGACGGCGAAGGTCATCGACCAGTACTTCGAGGCCGGCTTCACCGTGGTCGCTCAAGACGTCATCCTGGGTGACCACCTCACCCAGATGATCGCGCAGATCCGCAACCGCCCCCTGCACGTCATCGTTCTCGTGCCGCAGCCCAAGGCCATAGCGGCACGAGACGCCGCGAGACCCAAGACCGCCTACAACGCATGGGAGATCGATCCACTGGACCGGATTCTCCAACGAGAGACGCCCCGGGTCGGATTGTGGATCGACACCTCCGAGCAGTCACCCGCGGAGACTGCGGACGAGATCCTCACCCGAGCCACAGCGGAGACGCAGACCCAGGAATTCAACGCGCGAACCGCCAGGCATTCGGACAGTTCCCATACCCGACTCCACCGTTAG
- a CDS encoding MFS transporter → MRRKTSITLLSVGHACVDIYQGAVASLVPFFVAERAYSYAAVSGIVLAASLLSSVVQPVFGVLTDRWTMPWLLPVSTLLGGLGIALSGVGGPYALTLVFVAVSGVGVAAYHPESARVARIAGRGSHGGMGWFSVGGNLGFAAAPLMVAAVVATGGLRLTPLLVLPALVGAVLCLPVLRALEQQQSAGAGAAVWAGVDDRASFVKLSLAVVCRSIVFVGLSTFISLYAKERMGGSTAAGTAALFVLYLGGAVGSVLGGALADRWDRITVARWSYLLTAGSVAGVVFVPGPALYLCVALTSAGLYVPFSLQVTLGQDYLPSRVGTASGITLGLTVSIGGLASPLIGSLADATSLQAALSPLILMPALSWLLFRTLPEPVVPQPEPIVPQPGATAHPKGDDTDATLSHARPDHD, encoded by the coding sequence GTGCGAAGGAAAACATCAATCACCCTGCTGTCCGTCGGGCACGCCTGCGTCGACATCTACCAGGGCGCCGTGGCGTCCCTGGTGCCGTTCTTCGTCGCCGAACGCGCCTACAGCTATGCCGCTGTCTCGGGCATCGTGCTCGCCGCCTCCCTCCTGTCGTCGGTGGTGCAACCGGTGTTCGGTGTCCTCACCGACCGCTGGACGATGCCCTGGCTGCTGCCGGTCAGCACACTGCTCGGCGGCCTGGGTATCGCGCTGAGCGGGGTGGGTGGCCCCTACGCGCTGACCCTCGTGTTCGTGGCGGTGTCCGGAGTCGGAGTGGCTGCCTATCACCCCGAGTCCGCGCGGGTCGCCCGGATCGCCGGCCGGGGCAGCCACGGTGGGATGGGCTGGTTCTCTGTGGGCGGCAACCTCGGCTTTGCGGCGGCCCCGCTCATGGTCGCCGCTGTTGTTGCTACCGGGGGTCTGCGCCTGACGCCGCTGCTGGTGCTGCCGGCGCTCGTTGGTGCCGTGCTGTGTCTGCCCGTGCTGCGTGCGCTGGAGCAGCAGCAGTCCGCCGGGGCCGGTGCGGCTGTGTGGGCCGGGGTCGACGACAGAGCTTCGTTCGTGAAGCTGTCGCTGGCCGTGGTGTGCCGGTCGATCGTCTTCGTCGGCCTGAGCACCTTCATCTCGCTGTACGCCAAGGAGCGCATGGGCGGCAGCACGGCGGCGGGCACCGCGGCGCTGTTCGTGCTCTACCTGGGCGGCGCGGTGGGCTCTGTGCTGGGCGGCGCGCTGGCCGACCGCTGGGACCGGATCACCGTTGCCCGCTGGTCGTACCTGCTCACAGCCGGATCGGTCGCGGGGGTGGTGTTCGTACCCGGGCCGGCCCTGTACCTGTGCGTGGCACTGACCTCGGCCGGCCTGTACGTCCCGTTCTCGCTGCAGGTCACGCTCGGACAGGACTACCTGCCCTCGCGCGTCGGCACCGCCAGCGGGATCACACTCGGTCTGACCGTCAGCATCGGCGGTCTGGCGAGCCCTCTCATCGGCAGCCTCGCCGACGCGACATCCCTCCAGGCCGCCCTGTCGCCACTCATCCTCATGCCCGCACTGAGCTGGCTGTTGTTCCGCACTCTTCCCGAACCCGTCGTGCCGCAGCCCGAACCCATCGTGCCGCAGCCCGGGGCTACGGCACATCCGAAGGGAGACGACACCGATGCCACCCTCTCTCACGCCCGGCCCGATCACGACTGA
- a CDS encoding class I SAM-dependent methyltransferase: MSVVGFMRAPRGGALFITEVAQMTQCSGAAQHPIPPAVQEAYGTADLSSMPLFGGGFINFGYWQDIDLDQPLSEHDRICSQQALYRHVLSAMAPTEGLRALEVGSGLGVGAAVALEEYGFAHVTGMDIHPQQLRRAEQANSALLARRPERLLFAHGAAENMPFGDGTFDCVYSVEAAQHFRDLGAFAQETARVLRPGGRAVVTSFFVPDADPARTGRLAELLDTFATGLDVAHTVPLLTSSLERVGLTGVSVTSIGASVWPGWDRWLAGMWEPGTWPRNFLRAFREGTLDYFTVTAERPAV, encoded by the coding sequence TTGAGCGTTGTCGGGTTCATGCGGGCGCCGCGCGGCGGCGCGCTCTTCATCACGGAGGTGGCACAGATGACGCAGTGTTCCGGGGCGGCCCAGCACCCGATCCCGCCTGCGGTCCAGGAAGCGTACGGGACGGCCGATCTCAGTTCGATGCCCTTGTTCGGCGGGGGGTTCATCAATTTCGGCTATTGGCAGGACATCGACCTCGACCAGCCGCTGAGCGAACATGACCGGATCTGCAGCCAGCAGGCCCTGTACCGTCACGTTCTCAGTGCTATGGCGCCCACCGAGGGACTACGGGCACTGGAGGTCGGCTCCGGGCTGGGGGTTGGCGCCGCGGTGGCGCTCGAGGAGTACGGCTTCGCGCACGTCACCGGCATGGATATCCATCCACAGCAGCTCAGGCGGGCTGAACAGGCCAACTCCGCACTGCTGGCTCGCCGCCCCGAACGGTTGCTCTTCGCCCACGGCGCAGCCGAGAACATGCCCTTCGGCGACGGCACGTTCGACTGCGTGTACAGCGTCGAGGCCGCCCAGCACTTCCGCGACCTCGGGGCATTCGCTCAGGAGACCGCACGCGTGCTGCGGCCTGGCGGTCGCGCCGTCGTCACCAGTTTCTTCGTCCCCGACGCCGATCCGGCCCGGACCGGGCGGCTGGCTGAACTGCTCGACACCTTCGCCACCGGCCTGGACGTCGCGCATACCGTCCCCTTGCTGACCAGCAGCCTCGAGCGGGTCGGCCTGACGGGGGTCTCTGTAACCTCGATCGGGGCGTCGGTGTGGCCCGGCTGGGACCGCTGGCTGGCGGGAATGTGGGAGCCTGGCACCTGGCCTCGCAACTTCCTTCGGGCCTTCCGCGAAGGCACCCTCGACTACTTCACGGTCACCGCGGAACGCCCGGCGGTCTGA